In bacterium, a single window of DNA contains:
- a CDS encoding cyclase family protein, with the protein MPTERTSWLAATLGRTVYDLEQPRIAGMPIAPSHRPGYVYQLHRRHRDGYDPERAGPRSGASGMVVMMEHSGTHIDALSHQSDGLRLYGGIEVTPAVETQKGFTAHGIETMPPIVARGVLLDVCAVTGHDPLPPHYRVTGADLEAAARHAGVTVGPGDVLLVRTGYAKLWGDEARYLAAAGVGRDGSEWAAAHQVACAGCDNMTWDETDERDPETGGTLFAHLHLIARCGIPIIENLNLEALSRDRRGEFLFICAPLKLVGATGSPVRPIAVV; encoded by the coding sequence ATGCCAACGGAGCGCACGTCCTGGCTCGCCGCGACGCTTGGCCGGACGGTGTACGATCTCGAGCAGCCGCGCATCGCGGGGATGCCGATCGCTCCATCCCACCGCCCCGGCTACGTGTACCAACTGCACCGACGCCATCGCGACGGCTACGATCCCGAGCGCGCGGGCCCCCGCAGCGGCGCGTCGGGGATGGTCGTCATGATGGAACACTCCGGAACCCACATCGATGCGTTGTCGCACCAGTCCGACGGCCTGCGACTGTACGGCGGGATCGAGGTCACGCCTGCCGTGGAAACGCAGAAGGGGTTCACGGCGCACGGCATCGAGACGATGCCTCCGATCGTGGCGCGGGGCGTGTTGCTCGACGTCTGCGCGGTCACGGGGCACGATCCGCTGCCGCCGCACTATCGCGTCACCGGCGCCGATCTGGAGGCGGCGGCGCGCCACGCGGGGGTCACCGTGGGCCCCGGGGACGTGCTCCTGGTGCGCACCGGCTACGCCAAGCTGTGGGGCGACGAGGCCCGATACCTCGCCGCGGCGGGCGTCGGCCGGGACGGGTCGGAGTGGGCGGCCGCCCACCAGGTGGCGTGTGCCGGTTGCGACAACATGACGTGGGACGAAACGGACGAGCGTGACCCGGAGACCGGCGGCACCCTGTTCGCGCACCTTCACCTGATCGCGCGGTGCGGCATTCCCATCATCGAGAACCTGAACCTGGAGGCGCTCAGCCGCGACCGGCGAGGGGAGTTTCTTTTCATCTGCGCGCCGCTGAAGCTGGTCGGCGCGACGGGGTCGCCGGTGCGCCCAATCGCGGTGGTGTGA
- a CDS encoding NIPSNAP family protein: MIYELRVYRCMPGRKADVLARFRDHTMGFFRKHGIHVSGFWETAVGDQDDLIYITRYDSWEDREKKWGAFQADPDWQRVRNETHARGWIVEHIKTALLTATDFSPVV; the protein is encoded by the coding sequence ATGATCTACGAGCTGCGAGTGTATCGGTGCATGCCGGGTCGCAAGGCCGACGTGCTGGCGAGGTTCCGCGACCACACGATGGGGTTCTTCCGCAAGCACGGAATCCACGTGTCCGGGTTCTGGGAGACGGCCGTCGGCGACCAGGACGACCTCATCTACATCACGCGGTACGACTCGTGGGAGGACCGCGAGAAGAAGTGGGGCGCGTTCCAGGCGGATCCTGACTGGCAGCGCGTCCGGAACGAAACGCACGCACGTGGGTGGATCGTCGAGCACATCAAGACCGCTCTCTTGACGGCCACCGACTTCTCACCGGTCGTGTAG